One region of Juglans microcarpa x Juglans regia isolate MS1-56 chromosome 7S, Jm3101_v1.0, whole genome shotgun sequence genomic DNA includes:
- the LOC121240255 gene encoding metalloendoproteinase 3-MMP-like — translation MAAKRSPLFSLIALGLLFALIPVLSHATTPPQSSDQKTSPFGFVKHLQGCHKGEKLKGIHDLKIYLEKFGYYHKTENNTHANDDDFDELLESAVKTYQQNYHLKATGTLDAETISKMMMPRCGVADIINGTNSMQSDKKKHHHLGSFHIVSHYSFFPGAPRWPPSKYHLTYRFLQGTPTQAMNPVARAFQTWARNTHFTFSLARAPANADITIGFFRRDHGDGIPFDGPGGNIAHAFAPTDGRFHYDADERYSVGATPGAFDWETVALHEIGHLLGLHHSSVQGAIMEPLISQGVTKGLNADDIAGIRALYNV, via the coding sequence ATGGCTGCTAAAAGATCTCCCCTCTTCTCTTTGATAGCTCTCGGCCTCCTCTTTGCCCTCATTCCTGTCCTTTCTCATGCAACAACTCCACCTCAATCTTCTGACCAAAAAACATCGCCCTTTGGATTTGTCAAGCATCTTCAGGGATGCCACAAGGGTGAGAAGCTCAAAGGTATCCATGACCTCAAAATTTATCTTGAAAAGTTTGGTTATTATCACAAAACCGAAAACAACACCCATGccaatgatgatgattttgatgaaCTCTTAGAATCTGCCGTCAAAACATAccaacaaaattatcatctaaaGGCCACTGGGACTTTGGATGCTGAAACAATATCAAAGATGATGATGCCTCGTTGTGGCGTAGCTGATATCATCAATGGTACAAACTCGATGCAATCGGATAAGAAAAAGCATCACCACTTGGGCTCATTTCATATCGTCTCCCATTATAGTTTCTTTCCAGGTGCCCCAAGGTGGCCACCCTCAAAGTATCATCTCACCTACAGGTTTCTCCAAGGAACCCCAACTCAAGCCATGAATCCCGTCGCACGAGCTTTCCAAACATGGGCAAGAAACACCCACTTCACTTTCTCGTTGGCTCGAGCTCCGGCAAATGCAGATATCACTATTGGTTTTTTTAGAAGGGATCATGGAGATGGGATTCCTTTTGATGGACCTGGTGGAAACATTGCTCATGCATTTGCGCCAACAGATGGAAGATTCCATTACGATGCAGATGAGCGCTATAGTGTGGGTGCTACTCCTGGTGCATTTGACTGGGAGACGGTTGCTTTGCATGAAATTGGGCACCTTCTGGGACTTCACCACAGCTCAGTTCAAGGAGCAATCATGGAACCCTTAATCTCTCAAGGAGTGACTAAAGGCTTAAATGCAGATGATATTGCAGGAATTAGAGCCTTATATAATGTTTGA